The following proteins come from a genomic window of Candidatus Bathyarchaeia archaeon:
- a CDS encoding tRNA (adenine-N1)-methyltransferase, which translates to MGSVGGGGEVIEEGKYVLLYLDQRRKWLVKVSEGKEFHTHKGRVRLGDLIGRPYGCSIFSSLGERFLALRPTIYDLIMKAERPTQIIYPKDIGLELLRLGVGPGKRVIEIGTGSGSLTIALANAVRPNGMVFTYEARREFVEIAKRNLSKAGLLDYVTFREADARAGLEERDVDAVAVDIGDPWEVIPLAEEALTGGGCIAIFCPTINQVEKTVASLAEGRFVDIETYECLLREILVRRGKTRPATRMIGHTGYLTFARKVLERAPSG; encoded by the coding sequence TTGGGATCGGTAGGAGGGGGCGGGGAGGTTATCGAGGAGGGAAAATACGTCCTTCTATATTTGGATCAAAGGAGGAAATGGCTCGTTAAGGTATCGGAGGGGAAGGAGTTCCACACCCATAAGGGGAGGGTCCGCCTAGGGGATCTCATTGGGAGACCATATGGTTGTTCGATATTCAGTAGCCTAGGGGAGCGGTTCCTAGCGCTTAGGCCAACGATTTACGATTTAATAATGAAGGCCGAGAGGCCAACGCAGATAATTTACCCCAAGGATATAGGGCTTGAACTCCTGAGGTTGGGGGTGGGACCTGGCAAGAGGGTTATAGAGATAGGCACCGGGAGCGGTTCGCTGACGATCGCCCTCGCGAACGCCGTCAGGCCGAATGGAATGGTCTTCACTTATGAAGCTAGGAGGGAGTTCGTGGAGATAGCCAAGAGGAACTTATCCAAGGCCGGGCTCTTGGATTACGTAACCTTCAGGGAGGCGGATGCTAGGGCCGGGCTTGAGGAGAGGGATGTGGATGCCGTGGCGGTTGATATAGGAGATCCTTGGGAGGTCATTCCATTGGCAGAGGAAGCCTTGACGGGAGGGGGTTGCATAGCCATCTTCTGCCCCACGATAAACCAAGTCGAGAAAACGGTGGCCTCATTGGCTGAGGGGAGGTTCGTCGATATAGAAACCTACGAGTGCCTCCTGAGGGAGATCCTCGTGAGGCGGGGGAAGACTAGGCCGGCAACTCGGATGATAGGTCATACCGGCTACCTAACCTTCGCTAGGAAGGTGCTGGAGCGGGCCCCCTCAGGATAA
- a CDS encoding slipin family protein, with the protein MFAAILILTILSSSIRVVKEYQRAVIFRLGRLIGAKGPGLFFRIPMVDMFRVVDLRIVTFDVPKQRIITKDNVTVDVDAVVYYRVFDPVKAVVSVENYIFATNLLSQTILRDVLGQVELDELLSKREELSKRLTELLDKATDPWGIKVTTVSIKDVSLPEAMQRAIAKQAEAERERRSRIIIAEGEYQAAAKMSEAAEMYQRAPLSMRLRELQTLTEIAREKNLIVVSTTGVGQDLGQMVALAKAAKEK; encoded by the coding sequence ATGTTCGCCGCGATACTCATCCTAACCATACTGAGCTCATCAATAAGGGTAGTGAAGGAATATCAAAGGGCCGTGATCTTCAGGTTGGGGAGGCTGATAGGTGCTAAGGGCCCGGGGCTCTTCTTCAGGATCCCAATGGTCGATATGTTCAGGGTCGTTGATCTAAGGATAGTTACGTTCGATGTACCGAAGCAGAGGATAATCACGAAGGATAATGTAACCGTTGATGTAGATGCCGTAGTATATTATAGAGTGTTCGACCCGGTTAAGGCTGTCGTTTCCGTTGAAAATTATATATTCGCCACGAACCTGCTCTCCCAAACAATCCTAAGGGATGTCTTGGGTCAAGTGGAACTGGATGAGCTGCTCTCCAAGAGGGAGGAGCTGAGCAAGAGGCTCACGGAGTTGTTGGACAAGGCCACGGATCCATGGGGAATAAAGGTCACTACCGTCTCCATAAAGGACGTATCCCTTCCCGAGGCCATGCAAAGGGCGATAGCCAAGCAGGCCGAGGCCGAACGCGAGAGGAGGTCCAGGATAATAATAGCGGAGGGGGAGTATCAAGCGGCGGCCAAAATGAGCGAGGCGGCGGAGATGTACCAAAGGGCTCCCTTATCGATGAGGCTTAGGGAATTGCAGACGCTCACGGAGATAGCTAGGGAGAAGAATCTGATAGTCGTAAGCACCACGGGCGTGGGGCAGGACCTAGGGCAAATGGTGGCGCTAGCCAAAGCGGCCAAGGAGAAATAA
- a CDS encoding exosortase/archaeosortase family protein, whose product MSPMICPRRAACPSMNELLLFASFLPLAALLAYDPESFRLAWNEGRGGLIFVTFFALFEWILEGRALRKRPSEKGLLAYVGLLSSISAFYVARYSLGLGELLASAAEGYGIPGILNWIWMWEYIAFSLYLMGVISALFGSRALRRLCAGPIYGIGMASILFLDALFPYESIGPLHSMALLIVRIVVALAPLAGIKVIDFPSMTIPRPSLRYSGNSLWVWGKNGFIILGINWPCVGVLSMLIYSLIISLLMIKLDAPLRRKLIYAAFGAIGTFAINIFRIFAIVYYTAFISIDIKIFHELIGEALFLAWVLAFLIIIVAVENRIARVGAGASPSRSVSRIIPFSCKM is encoded by the coding sequence ATGTCGCCGATGATCTGCCCCCGGAGAGCCGCTTGCCCCTCAATGAACGAGTTGCTGTTGTTCGCATCATTCCTCCCATTGGCGGCCTTATTGGCCTATGATCCAGAATCCTTCAGGCTCGCTTGGAACGAGGGGAGGGGAGGGCTGATCTTCGTGACGTTCTTCGCGCTATTCGAATGGATCTTGGAAGGTAGGGCCCTGCGGAAGAGGCCGAGCGAGAAGGGCCTCTTGGCCTACGTGGGCCTATTGTCTTCCATATCGGCCTTCTACGTGGCCCGGTATTCTCTTGGCCTAGGTGAATTGCTTGCATCGGCGGCGGAGGGCTATGGCATCCCCGGAATCCTCAACTGGATTTGGATGTGGGAATATATCGCCTTCAGCCTCTATCTGATGGGCGTGATATCGGCCCTATTCGGCTCTAGGGCGTTGAGGAGGCTTTGTGCTGGACCGATATACGGGATCGGAATGGCCTCCATATTGTTCCTCGATGCCCTATTCCCCTACGAATCCATAGGCCCCCTCCATTCGATGGCGTTGCTGATAGTGAGGATTGTGGTTGCATTGGCCCCTCTGGCCGGGATAAAGGTGATCGACTTCCCCTCCATGACCATCCCAAGGCCATCCCTACGCTACTCGGGGAATTCCCTATGGGTTTGGGGGAAAAATGGGTTCATCATACTCGGGATAAATTGGCCATGTGTCGGCGTCTTGAGCATGCTGATATATTCCCTGATAATATCCCTGCTCATGATAAAGCTTGATGCCCCTCTCAGGAGAAAGCTCATTTACGCCGCCTTCGGCGCCATTGGCACCTTCGCGATCAACATCTTCAGGATCTTCGCCATAGTATATTATACGGCCTTCATAAGCATCGACATCAAGATATTCCACGAGCTCATCGGAGAAGCCCTGTTCTTGGCTTGGGTCTTGGCTTTCCTGATAATCATTGTGGCTGTGGAGAATAGGATCGCCAGAGTTGGGGCGGGGGCAAGTCCCAGCCGATCCGTGAGCCGAATCATCCCATTTTCTTGTAAAATGTGA
- a CDS encoding ATPase domain-containing protein, translated as MERLETGIRGLDELLGGGFPRGKTILVVGSPGSGKTTFAIQYLYRGALLGERGLYISMDEPPENVKSDLSSFGWDLDGMEKSGKLIFVDATPLKRTGEAEEFEEEDYKIQEMTFQGLIRTIRKIVDEEGISRIAVDPITPLMLRYETPLERRRALLIFFENLSRTKCTSIVTTELRTSIFRRSFQLEEFLSQGVILLHSIFHAGNLVRAIQIEKMRGIAHDVQLRPYRIGKDGIEIFPRDKIFE; from the coding sequence TTGGAGAGGCTGGAAACCGGGATAAGGGGCTTGGATGAGTTGCTGGGTGGGGGCTTCCCGAGGGGGAAGACCATACTCGTTGTCGGGAGCCCGGGATCGGGCAAGACTACGTTTGCGATTCAATACCTTTACCGCGGGGCCCTCCTCGGCGAGAGGGGGCTTTATATATCCATGGACGAGCCCCCGGAGAACGTTAAATCGGATCTCTCCTCCTTCGGCTGGGATCTCGACGGGATGGAGAAATCCGGGAAGCTGATATTCGTGGATGCGACCCCCCTCAAGAGGACTGGGGAAGCGGAGGAGTTCGAGGAGGAGGACTATAAGATCCAAGAGATGACCTTCCAGGGCCTTATCAGGACTATAAGGAAGATAGTTGATGAGGAGGGGATCTCTAGGATAGCGGTCGATCCAATTACGCCATTGATGTTAAGATATGAAACCCCGCTGGAAAGGCGAAGGGCTCTGCTCATCTTTTTCGAAAACCTATCGAGGACCAAATGTACATCGATCGTAACAACGGAGCTCAGGACGAGCATATTCAGGAGGAGCTTTCAACTCGAGGAGTTCCTTTCGCAGGGCGTCATATTGCTACATAGCATATTCCACGCCGGAAACCTCGTGAGGGCGATCCAGATCGAGAAGATGAGGGGAATAGCGCACGACGTCCAACTCAGGCCCTATAGGATAGGGAAGGATGGCATTGAGATATTCCCAAGGGATAAGATATTCGAGTGA
- a CDS encoding HAD family phosphatase produces MPTIRLVVLDLDGTLVEANSWQYLHERLGTWDFGRANLERYRAGEISYEEWAQLDARLWRGIETREVNRILGEIPIRRGADRLIKALKANGIKVGIVSAGLLPLAKRLADGFSMDFCLANDLEARDGRLTGRALVSVPLESKGEVMRKVCLSFNIPAHECGSIGDSIQDFPPWIGLGIAICRGRGLDSGRIDLEIGEDLSEAIPHIIDPSPRGARQVDCLGSSGVKGNEIK; encoded by the coding sequence TTGCCGACCATAAGGCTGGTCGTATTGGATCTCGATGGGACGCTCGTTGAAGCGAATAGTTGGCAATATCTTCACGAGCGCTTGGGGACTTGGGATTTTGGAAGGGCCAACCTCGAAAGATATCGCGCTGGCGAGATAAGCTATGAAGAATGGGCACAATTGGATGCCAGACTTTGGAGGGGCATCGAGACAAGGGAAGTGAATAGGATCTTGGGCGAGATCCCCATCAGGAGAGGGGCGGATCGATTGATCAAGGCCCTCAAGGCGAATGGCATCAAGGTAGGGATCGTGAGCGCGGGCCTCCTGCCATTGGCCAAGAGGTTGGCCGATGGATTCAGCATGGATTTTTGCTTGGCCAACGATTTGGAGGCGAGGGATGGCAGGCTGACCGGCAGGGCCTTGGTATCTGTCCCCTTGGAATCCAAGGGCGAGGTCATGCGAAAGGTATGTCTTTCGTTCAATATCCCGGCCCATGAGTGCGGCTCCATAGGGGATTCCATCCAAGATTTCCCGCCTTGGATCGGCCTTGGGATAGCCATATGCCGGGGCCGGGGCCTAGATTCGGGCCGGATCGATTTGGAGATCGGAGAAGATCTCTCCGAAGCCATTCCCCACATAATTGATCCTAGCCCGCGCGGGGCTCGCCAAGTGGATTGCCTCGGCTCCAGCGGAGTTAAAGGCAACGAGATTAAATGA
- a CDS encoding glycosyltransferase family 2 protein — MGLDLALMRSALLGLSAALSILFFPYGLNFYFLMKKASEYYAPKPPIGKRERVTIQLPTYNERYVVARLLKACKEMVDRYGKDLVQILVLDDSTDVTTDILRSLVREMRGEGYDIELIHRDGREGFKAGALQNALKFTKNSLIAIFDADFIPPADFLERIVPYFEDPKVGLVQCRWAHVNRDYNLVTKAIAIGYDGHHIVEQAGRCAGGYLINFNGSAGMLRKEAIIEAGGWQSDTLAEDLDVSYRMQLLGWKALYVRDIECLAEIPPTIPALKRQQSRWASGSIRVFRKLLPRVLLDRRLTLGQKVQAAIHLSYYSVHPLMASAFLIAVVAALFDIRLVEFDWSAVVSESVERAGVRPDVSIYLQIWLYLEGIATSLWKAANYTPHWLLLNVSIFFCAISMWLFYAYALRLQGRSIKEEIKALGALGVIGFGISLSNTVSVMRGFFGRGPGTFARTPKYRIERPSDTWRDKAYQVKLNRMTAAEIGAGLLGICCIMKAYLSPVPNLGIIPILWLYTCAYLYVAKLTIKEAAKR, encoded by the coding sequence ATGGGCCTCGATCTCGCTCTCATGCGATCTGCGCTGCTTGGCCTTTCCGCCGCGCTCTCGATCCTCTTCTTTCCATATGGATTGAACTTCTACTTCTTGATGAAGAAAGCCTCCGAGTATTATGCGCCGAAGCCGCCGATCGGGAAGCGGGAGAGGGTCACCATACAGCTCCCGACCTATAATGAGCGCTACGTGGTTGCCAGGCTTTTGAAGGCCTGCAAGGAGATGGTGGATAGGTATGGCAAGGACCTCGTCCAAATATTGGTCCTAGACGACTCGACCGACGTCACGACCGATATCCTAAGGAGCCTCGTGAGGGAGATGAGGGGGGAGGGTTACGATATCGAGTTGATCCATCGAGATGGCCGGGAGGGGTTCAAGGCCGGCGCCCTTCAAAACGCTCTCAAGTTCACGAAGAACTCCCTAATAGCCATATTCGATGCCGACTTCATACCGCCAGCCGATTTCTTGGAGAGGATCGTCCCCTATTTCGAGGATCCGAAGGTCGGCTTGGTCCAATGCAGATGGGCTCATGTGAACAGGGACTATAACCTCGTTACCAAGGCCATTGCCATAGGATACGATGGGCACCATATAGTGGAGCAGGCGGGCAGATGCGCGGGGGGATATCTCATAAACTTCAACGGGTCGGCCGGGATGTTGAGGAAGGAGGCGATCATTGAGGCAGGGGGTTGGCAATCGGATACATTGGCAGAGGATTTGGACGTGAGTTATAGGATGCAGCTACTCGGCTGGAAGGCCCTATACGTGAGGGATATAGAATGCCTCGCGGAGATACCCCCCACGATACCGGCCTTGAAGAGGCAACAGAGCAGATGGGCCAGCGGCTCGATAAGGGTTTTCAGGAAGCTCCTCCCGAGGGTGCTCCTCGATAGGAGGCTGACGTTGGGCCAGAAGGTCCAAGCCGCCATACATCTATCCTACTACTCGGTCCACCCCCTGATGGCCTCCGCATTCCTGATAGCGGTGGTGGCGGCATTGTTCGACATAAGGCTAGTTGAGTTCGATTGGTCCGCTGTCGTTAGCGAGAGCGTGGAGAGGGCGGGCGTCAGGCCGGACGTATCGATCTACCTCCAGATCTGGCTCTACCTAGAGGGGATCGCGACATCGCTTTGGAAGGCGGCGAACTATACGCCGCATTGGCTGCTCCTGAACGTTTCCATATTCTTCTGCGCGATCTCCATGTGGCTTTTCTACGCATATGCATTAAGGCTACAGGGCAGGAGCATCAAGGAGGAGATCAAGGCGCTTGGGGCATTGGGGGTCATAGGCTTCGGCATAAGCCTTAGCAATACGGTTTCAGTCATGAGGGGCTTCTTTGGGAGGGGGCCCGGGACATTCGCTAGGACTCCGAAATACCGCATAGAGAGGCCCTCCGATACTTGGAGGGATAAGGCGTATCAAGTTAAGTTAAACCGCATGACCGCCGCCGAAATAGGCGCTGGCTTGCTGGGGATATGTTGTATCATGAAGGCCTACTTGAGTCCGGTCCCGAACCTCGGGATAATCCCCATATTATGGCTTTATACTTGCGCATACCTTTACGTGGCCAAGTTGACCATCAAGGAGGCCGCGAAAAGATAG
- a CDS encoding ATPase domain-containing protein, with protein sequence MLTLLSARAHAAPDPAYLELYAHTDYRAGVFEGRILSNEPPKGVEQSASALGGINFYLHPYLSGALPIRGTLQIKLWMSATKPTIGRVLISLSEVGKDGREETIIDLGVRVPIDARVQPFYFYAPVEHIFKPGSTIRLSVAAKEAPLDVNIILYWGGRSAPTQVVLPLLEEGYLAISMRTLNSAGLPVGGVNITIWQDRLLVWQGFSNSTGHSIAYLLQASGSAHYSIRASFRGIEVYRNDSFSPTTAQSLDLNCKLHDLTLRIKDPLGRPVGGAEVKLFLDSIPILSGNSSQDGTFSANDIPEGLIQAEVSIRSSLLGWVYSPSQRFSFILSRPTSESLILSPIVFYSPHLALAVPILTLAVIVAARLRSKRSKPLDAILEKIPRPSIVMIKGNSGSGKTLLLEHLASYNMRVGKASVIVTTVAFPSEMREDMRRFGLFTDEKLIFVDCYSQMAGRTSLERYSVASISDLTGMAITISSCLSELKDGADLLFDSITPMTNVVKLDSLVNFIHTIGAKVKGFGGGFFFTIDTSAGSETLSKLEAISDGVIEMDAFDEGGTRARRLRVVKMPGGYEINWIRFRIESGKGIVLTP encoded by the coding sequence TTGTTAACGTTACTAAGCGCGAGGGCTCACGCCGCACCGGATCCTGCCTACTTGGAGCTTTATGCCCATACGGATTACAGGGCCGGGGTGTTCGAGGGCAGGATCCTGAGCAATGAGCCGCCCAAGGGGGTTGAGCAAAGCGCTTCCGCCCTCGGTGGGATCAATTTCTACCTACATCCCTACCTGAGCGGGGCCCTCCCCATAAGGGGGACGTTGCAAATAAAGCTCTGGATGAGTGCCACCAAGCCCACTATTGGAAGGGTGCTCATATCGCTCTCGGAAGTTGGCAAGGATGGGAGGGAGGAGACCATAATAGATCTTGGGGTAAGGGTGCCGATCGATGCGAGGGTACAGCCCTTCTACTTCTATGCCCCGGTCGAGCACATCTTCAAGCCTGGATCGACGATAAGGCTATCCGTCGCCGCCAAGGAGGCCCCCTTGGATGTGAACATAATTCTGTATTGGGGTGGGAGGTCGGCACCAACTCAAGTGGTCCTGCCCCTCTTGGAGGAGGGCTATTTGGCCATATCCATGAGGACGCTGAACTCGGCGGGGCTTCCGGTTGGCGGGGTCAATATAACGATCTGGCAGGATCGGCTCCTAGTCTGGCAGGGGTTCTCAAACTCCACGGGGCATTCCATAGCGTACCTCCTTCAGGCATCGGGGAGCGCCCACTACTCAATAAGGGCCAGCTTCAGAGGGATCGAGGTATATAGGAACGATAGCTTCTCGCCAACAACCGCCCAGAGCTTGGACCTGAATTGCAAGCTCCATGATTTGACATTAAGGATCAAGGATCCCTTGGGCAGGCCCGTAGGGGGGGCGGAGGTCAAGCTATTCCTAGATTCCATCCCAATACTATCCGGGAACTCCTCCCAAGATGGCACCTTCTCCGCCAATGACATACCTGAGGGTTTGATCCAAGCGGAGGTCTCGATCCGCTCCTCGCTCCTCGGCTGGGTCTACTCCCCAAGCCAGAGGTTCTCCTTCATACTGAGCCGTCCCACGAGCGAATCTCTCATCCTCTCCCCGATCGTATTCTACTCACCCCACCTCGCCCTCGCGGTCCCGATCTTGACCCTCGCGGTCATCGTAGCCGCTCGCCTCAGGAGCAAGAGGTCGAAGCCATTGGATGCTATCCTAGAGAAAATCCCGAGGCCATCCATCGTGATGATAAAGGGAAATTCGGGATCCGGGAAGACCCTCCTATTGGAGCATTTGGCATCTTACAATATGAGGGTTGGCAAAGCTTCCGTTATCGTCACTACAGTCGCCTTCCCAAGCGAGATGAGGGAAGATATGCGCAGGTTCGGCCTATTCACGGATGAGAAATTGATATTCGTGGATTGCTACTCACAGATGGCCGGGAGAACATCGCTCGAGAGATATTCTGTGGCCTCCATCAGCGATTTAACCGGGATGGCCATAACTATATCCAGTTGCTTATCGGAGTTGAAGGATGGCGCGGATCTGCTCTTCGACTCGATCACGCCGATGACGAACGTGGTGAAACTGGATTCCTTAGTGAATTTCATACACACCATTGGCGCAAAGGTGAAGGGCTTTGGCGGAGGCTTCTTCTTCACGATTGATACGAGCGCTGGATCGGAAACCCTATCCAAGCTCGAGGCGATATCGGACGGGGTGATAGAGATGGATGCGTTCGATGAAGGGGGCACTAGGGCGAGAAGGCTTCGGGTGGTGAAGATGCCGGGGGGCTATGAGATAAATTGGATAAGGTTCAGGATCGAGAGCGGGAAGGGAATAGTCCTAACGCCCTGA
- a CDS encoding emp24/gp25L/p24 family protein has translation MRPKSLLLGILLLSIGLFLAIYGERTYTVDVPKREAERLIRGEYIVGQREVIETRALDPGTELSGRFKVSVYMEGGRGDVNFAVYDEDGFRKYTESGAQTYPLLDKPRAEGFNFSLPIKKPGRYYLIFDNSHSPLKKVVELELFNIRMISYKEERKGYELNYVGGAMAAIGLVALAYGALGKTTIPWA, from the coding sequence TTGAGGCCGAAGTCGCTTCTCCTCGGGATCCTTTTGCTCTCGATCGGACTTTTCCTAGCCATCTATGGGGAGAGGACGTATACGGTCGATGTGCCAAAGAGGGAGGCGGAGCGCTTGATCCGAGGGGAGTATATAGTGGGACAGAGGGAGGTCATCGAAACGCGCGCCTTGGATCCCGGAACGGAGTTGTCCGGCAGATTCAAGGTATCGGTATATATGGAGGGGGGGAGGGGCGATGTGAACTTTGCGGTATATGATGAAGATGGTTTCAGAAAATATACGGAAAGCGGGGCTCAAACATACCCGCTCTTGGATAAGCCTAGGGCGGAGGGTTTCAACTTCTCCCTGCCGATAAAGAAACCTGGGCGTTATTATCTGATATTTGATAATTCCCACTCCCCGCTCAAGAAGGTCGTTGAATTGGAGTTATTTAATATTCGGATGATTTCGTACAAAGAGGAGAGGAAGGGGTACGAGCTCAATTATGTGGGCGGGGCCATGGCGGCCATCGGCCTAGTGGCCCTCGCGTATGGCGCCCTCGGCAAGACGACCATACCCTGGGCTTAA